Proteins encoded by one window of Kribbella flavida DSM 17836:
- a CDS encoding S8 family serine peptidase yields the protein MRPSRLATSMFRTVIAGAVVASVLPFAATAGAAGRESAVTQSTGGAGAPPGSPPGTTGLAGPTPGAATHRITLITGDVAELTTSADGTRSARLVDGGNYYLGEFDGALTLVPVAAYPLFTSGRLDRRLFDLGLLVAQGYDDAATSRLPVLLTGATARGGAPAAPGNSTRRMTLASVGTTAVSVEKSRAKQFWQGIASPRTLSSAGVGKIWLDGRTRATLDRSAAQIGAPAAWRSGYDGRGVKVAVLDTGYDESHPDLEKQVVGSASFVPDQPVQDGHGHGTHVASTVAGLGTASAGRRKGIAPGAQLLVGKVLDDQGGGLDSEAIAGMEWAVQQGAKVVNLSLGGLPSDGTDPMSEAVDRLSKSSGALFVVAAGNAGAEETVGTPGAAAAALTVGAVDSDDRLASFSSRGPRLGDGALKPEVTAPGVDIAAARAAGSDQGHGLGEYYTAMSGTSMATPHVAGAAAILAQRHPDWSGAQLKAALAATAVPGRDTTVAQQGLGRIDLARALDPKVLPDAANLFFGELSWTGTAPAPVTRTVAYSNKSGRPVTLDLSVGARSPGGVKAALTVSPARLTVPAGGTASATVRLDLAATGPAKYAGELVARGAGTTYRTGLGFTAGGRLHEVTVKAIGRDGKPAVATPETNSGVQLWNIDTGDVLGITFDETGSRVLSVPTGRYSVMAFVMGGDEAGWTNSVTLLGDPEERITGDRTFTFDARRAHKVTVKTPQRADPHSVGIAWHRKVGDRHAVSGFGFGRDAADGIYVQEFGKVAAGTFQVVQRWDLEQPKLTVDVTGPGGFRLPTPADGTFESPYVGREKLQLVDAGDGSPDGLKNVAGKIALLRWRDYDQTAGQVQAAKDAGARAVFMDNERPGFWSDSAEVGVPFYLLRRPEGARLRALLAKRPVELQLTGLRDSSYRYDLAIGPQQVKGPLTYDFARLRPAAVTTNYLRNDAWFLHRDQRTAHLPGLSVGLSSTREVTGPVARTDYLASDVPGTTWEERTVAGEWNLSGVEYSLARSYRPNERASRDWWAPISRPAVPDAEGSEADGLPAARFENTLRVAIPQHVNGDRTQYGWSDTPGDRTQLTLTSGGKVVGSKNWSVAQFPVPAKSAWYELTLDVRRSPETWAKTSTATRTEWRFRSGPVTSRQVLPLVQVDYRLNGRQLELKPGYQPGVRGHGFFRTTAETSADGKHWQPVRLVPGGLGGKVLGTVPAAAPAALRVTATDLFGNRITQTIERPW from the coding sequence ATGAGACCGTCACGACTCGCCACCAGCATGTTCCGCACCGTGATCGCCGGCGCTGTGGTGGCGTCGGTCCTTCCGTTCGCCGCGACGGCCGGCGCGGCCGGGCGCGAGAGCGCGGTCACCCAGTCCACCGGTGGTGCCGGGGCCCCTCCCGGTTCTCCGCCCGGCACCACCGGTCTCGCCGGCCCGACCCCGGGTGCGGCCACGCACCGGATCACGCTGATCACCGGTGACGTCGCCGAGCTGACCACCTCAGCCGACGGAACCCGTTCCGCCCGGCTGGTGGACGGCGGCAACTACTACCTCGGCGAGTTCGACGGCGCGCTGACGCTGGTCCCGGTCGCGGCGTACCCGCTGTTCACCTCCGGCCGGCTGGATCGCCGGTTGTTCGACCTCGGCCTGCTGGTTGCCCAGGGCTACGACGACGCGGCCACCAGCCGGTTGCCCGTGCTGCTCACCGGTGCCACCGCCCGCGGCGGCGCGCCGGCGGCGCCCGGGAACAGCACCCGGCGGATGACGCTGGCCAGCGTCGGCACCACCGCGGTCTCGGTCGAGAAGTCCCGGGCCAAGCAGTTCTGGCAGGGCATCGCGAGCCCTCGGACCCTGAGCAGCGCCGGCGTCGGCAAGATCTGGCTCGACGGCCGCACCCGCGCGACCCTGGACCGCTCCGCCGCGCAGATCGGCGCTCCGGCCGCCTGGCGTTCGGGGTACGACGGACGTGGCGTCAAGGTCGCCGTGCTCGACACCGGCTACGACGAGTCCCATCCCGACCTGGAGAAGCAGGTCGTCGGGTCGGCCAGCTTCGTGCCCGACCAGCCGGTCCAGGACGGGCACGGCCACGGAACGCACGTTGCATCGACCGTCGCGGGCCTCGGTACGGCGTCCGCCGGCCGGCGCAAAGGCATCGCGCCGGGCGCGCAGCTGCTGGTCGGCAAGGTACTCGACGACCAGGGCGGTGGGCTGGACTCCGAGGCGATCGCCGGGATGGAGTGGGCCGTCCAGCAGGGTGCCAAGGTGGTCAACCTGAGCCTCGGCGGGCTGCCGTCGGACGGCACGGACCCGATGAGCGAGGCAGTCGACCGGCTGTCGAAGTCCAGCGGCGCGCTCTTCGTCGTCGCGGCCGGCAACGCCGGCGCCGAGGAGACCGTCGGTACGCCGGGAGCCGCCGCGGCCGCCCTGACCGTCGGCGCGGTGGACTCCGACGACCGGCTCGCCTCCTTCTCCAGCCGCGGGCCCCGCCTCGGCGACGGCGCCCTCAAGCCCGAGGTGACCGCGCCCGGCGTGGACATCGCCGCCGCCCGCGCGGCCGGCTCCGACCAAGGGCACGGCCTCGGCGAGTACTACACCGCGATGAGCGGTACCTCGATGGCCACCCCGCACGTCGCCGGCGCGGCCGCGATCCTGGCCCAGCGGCACCCGGACTGGTCAGGGGCGCAGCTGAAGGCCGCGCTGGCCGCCACCGCTGTTCCCGGGCGGGACACGACCGTCGCGCAGCAGGGTCTGGGCCGGATCGACCTCGCCCGGGCGCTCGACCCGAAGGTGCTGCCGGACGCAGCGAACCTGTTCTTCGGTGAGCTGTCCTGGACCGGCACCGCCCCGGCGCCGGTGACCCGCACGGTGGCCTACAGCAACAAGTCCGGCCGGCCGGTGACGCTCGACCTGTCGGTCGGCGCCCGGTCGCCCGGCGGCGTGAAGGCCGCGCTCACGGTCAGTCCGGCCCGGCTCACCGTCCCGGCCGGCGGTACGGCGTCCGCGACCGTCCGGCTCGACCTGGCCGCCACCGGCCCGGCCAAGTACGCCGGTGAGCTGGTCGCCCGCGGCGCCGGCACGACGTACCGGACCGGGCTCGGGTTCACCGCCGGCGGGCGGCTGCACGAGGTGACGGTCAAGGCGATCGGCCGGGACGGCAAGCCCGCGGTCGCCACGCCGGAGACCAACAGCGGGGTCCAGCTGTGGAACATCGACACCGGTGACGTGCTCGGCATCACCTTCGACGAGACCGGCAGCCGGGTGCTCAGCGTGCCGACCGGCCGGTACAGCGTGATGGCCTTCGTGATGGGCGGCGACGAGGCCGGCTGGACGAACTCGGTCACCCTGCTCGGCGACCCGGAGGAACGCATCACCGGCGACCGGACCTTCACCTTCGACGCCCGCCGGGCCCACAAGGTGACCGTGAAGACGCCGCAGCGCGCCGACCCCCACAGCGTCGGCATCGCCTGGCACCGCAAGGTGGGCGACCGGCACGCGGTGTCCGGCTTCGGCTTCGGCCGGGACGCCGCCGACGGGATCTACGTGCAGGAGTTCGGCAAGGTCGCCGCCGGCACGTTCCAGGTGGTCCAGCGCTGGGACCTCGAGCAGCCGAAACTGACGGTGGACGTGACCGGCCCCGGCGGGTTCCGGCTGCCGACTCCCGCGGACGGCACCTTCGAGTCGCCGTACGTCGGCCGGGAGAAGCTGCAGCTGGTCGACGCTGGTGACGGCAGCCCGGACGGACTCAAGAACGTGGCAGGCAAGATCGCCCTGCTCCGCTGGCGGGACTACGACCAGACCGCCGGCCAGGTCCAGGCGGCGAAGGACGCGGGCGCTCGGGCCGTCTTCATGGACAACGAGCGGCCGGGGTTCTGGAGCGACAGCGCCGAGGTCGGCGTGCCGTTCTACCTGCTGCGCCGGCCCGAAGGCGCCCGGCTCCGCGCGCTGCTGGCGAAGCGGCCGGTGGAGTTGCAGCTGACCGGGCTGCGGGACAGCAGCTACCGCTACGACCTGGCGATCGGGCCGCAGCAGGTGAAGGGACCGCTGACCTACGACTTCGCCCGGCTGCGGCCGGCCGCGGTGACGACGAACTACCTGCGCAACGACGCCTGGTTCCTGCACCGCGACCAGCGCACGGCTCACCTTCCGGGCCTGAGCGTCGGACTGAGCTCGACCAGGGAGGTGACCGGACCGGTGGCCCGGACCGACTACCTGGCGTCGGATGTGCCCGGAACCACCTGGGAGGAGAGGACGGTGGCGGGCGAGTGGAACCTGTCAGGCGTCGAGTACAGCCTGGCCCGAAGCTACCGGCCGAACGAGCGGGCCAGCCGGGACTGGTGGGCGCCGATCTCCCGGCCGGCGGTTCCCGACGCGGAGGGCAGCGAGGCCGACGGGCTGCCGGCGGCCCGGTTCGAGAACACGCTGCGGGTGGCGATCCCGCAGCACGTCAACGGCGACCGGACGCAGTACGGGTGGAGTGACACTCCAGGCGACCGGACCCAGCTGACGCTCACCAGCGGCGGAAAGGTGGTCGGCAGCAAGAACTGGTCGGTCGCGCAGTTCCCGGTACCGGCGAAGAGCGCGTGGTACGAGCTGACGCTGGACGTCCGGCGCTCTCCGGAGACCTGGGCGAAGACCTCGACGGCGACGCGGACCGAGTGGCGGTTCCGGTCCGGGCCGGTGACGTCGCGGCAGGTGCTGCCGCTCGTTCAGGTCGACTACCGGCTGAACGGACGGCAGCTCGAACTGAAGCCCGGCTACCAGCCGGGCGTGCGCGGCCACGGGTTCTTCCGGACCACCGCCGAGACCAGTGCCGACGGCAAGCACTGGCAGCCGGTCCGGCTGGTGCCGGGCGGGCTGGGCGGCAAGGTGCTCGGCACGGTCCCGGCGGCCGCACCGGCGGCCCTGCGGGTGACGGCGACGGACCTGTTCGGCAACCGGATCACGCAGACCATCGAGCGGCCCTGGTGA
- a CDS encoding LLM class F420-dependent oxidoreductase: MSTRFGIFVPQGWKMDLTGIADPVEQWEAMTNVAKRADEGSWDSIWLFDHFHTVPEPSDNTTFECWTTTAALARDTRRVNIGQMVGCNGYRNPALYAKIASTVDVASHGRLYAGLGAGWYEHEWKAYGYEWTEVPERMAAFREATEIIYRMWTEDKPVYQGKHYSIDQPINEPKGVRKPHPSFWIGGGGPKVTLKLVAQYADAANIGGGNPELVREKAAVLKAHCDRLGRDYDSIIKSTSMNVFPIDAGDDPRTATAQARGPQDWDKFGQDNLIGTEDEIAAKVEAVLEAGADYVIFYVPGVAYDLDLVDRVEQVAKRFA, translated from the coding sequence ATGAGCACACGTTTCGGGATTTTTGTTCCGCAGGGCTGGAAGATGGACCTCACCGGGATCGCCGACCCGGTGGAGCAGTGGGAGGCGATGACGAACGTCGCGAAGCGGGCCGACGAGGGATCCTGGGACTCGATCTGGCTGTTCGACCACTTCCACACGGTGCCGGAGCCGAGCGACAACACCACGTTCGAGTGCTGGACCACGACGGCGGCGCTGGCCCGCGACACCCGCCGGGTCAACATCGGCCAGATGGTCGGCTGCAACGGGTACCGCAACCCGGCGCTCTACGCCAAGATCGCCTCGACCGTCGACGTGGCCAGCCACGGCCGCCTGTACGCCGGCCTCGGCGCGGGCTGGTACGAGCACGAGTGGAAGGCCTACGGCTACGAGTGGACCGAGGTGCCGGAGCGGATGGCCGCCTTCCGCGAGGCGACCGAGATCATCTACAGGATGTGGACCGAGGACAAGCCGGTCTACCAGGGCAAGCACTACTCGATCGACCAGCCGATCAACGAGCCGAAGGGCGTGCGCAAGCCGCACCCGAGCTTCTGGATCGGCGGTGGCGGCCCGAAGGTCACGCTGAAGCTGGTCGCCCAGTACGCCGACGCGGCGAACATCGGCGGCGGCAACCCGGAGCTGGTCCGGGAGAAGGCGGCCGTTCTCAAGGCGCACTGCGACAGGCTCGGCCGCGACTACGACTCGATCATCAAGTCGACCTCGATGAACGTGTTCCCGATCGACGCCGGTGACGACCCCCGGACGGCGACCGCGCAGGCCCGCGGCCCGCAGGACTGGGACAAGTTCGGCCAGGACAACCTGATCGGCACCGAGGACGAGATCGCGGCCAAGGTCGAGGCGGTGCTCGAGGCCGGCGCGGACTACGTGATCTTCTACGTGCCGGGCGTCGCCTACGACCTGGACCTGGTCGACCGGGTCGAGCAGGTCGCCAAGCGCTTCGCCTGA